Part of the Sphingobium sp. TKS genome is shown below.
CCGCCCATCGCCCAGAAAACGGCGTTCCTCGCCCGCTCCAGCGGCAGGCGGCATCAGCTTCACGCCCCAATATTCGATCATCGCGGAGAGCGGGGTAACGGCAGGCGGCCGGCGCCGGTCACCCAATGGCAAGTCCATCGGCCAGCGCAATTGCGGATCGGCCAGGATCAGCGCTTTGCCGCCCCGCCTGATCCACGCATTGAGCGCCACCAGTTCATCCATCGAAAAGGCGCGCGGTTGGGCAAGCAGCAGCGCCTTGGTCCGGCTCTTTTCCAACGCGAATGGGCTGTCGACGGGCGTGACCGTGAAGCGCTGGCGCAACAGGGCGATGATGGGCGCGTCAGCCTTGGCCGCCAGCCCCTTCTCGCCGTCTCTCCAGAAAAGCGGCAAGCCACTGATGACCGCCAATTCCGGCCGCCGTTGTAAAGGTTCAACGCGAGGCTCTCTGGCAAGCCAACATATCGCCAAAGCCAGCAGAGCCAGCCCTAGCCCCACCAACTGCCGTGCTCCTGCAACGGCAGGAGCACGAAACCTTTCAAATTGAAGCCCCGCCAAGGTTGCCAGTGCCACCACGCCGAGCAACCACGCCACCGGCACCAACCCCGGCACATGCCAACTCGCCAAAAACGCGCAAGATAGCACCGCCCCCGGCGTTCCCAGCCCGACCCACCAGGCCGCCCCCTCACCCCGCCGCGCTTTTAAAAAAGCAGCCGCCGGGGTCAACAACAGCGCAGGCAGCATCCAGCCACGCGGATCGACCTGCCCCGTCCGCAGCAACGCCGGAAGCCCGCCGAGCAGCACCAGCACCCCCGGCAAAGCCAGCATCGCCCAAGTTCGGAGCAGAAATTTCAAGCTGTTAGTCAGCGCGAAGCCGGTGGAATCTCACGATCCATGGGTTTCTTCAGATTGGGGTCCGGCTGCAAATCCGGCACGATCGGCGCCTGCTCCGGCGCGGGCTGCACGCCCAGTTCCGCCAGCGGCTCCTTGGGCGACACGGCATTGACGTCCAGCGTGGGCACGGTGGGCGGCGGTACGGTCGGATCGTCAATCCGCGCCTTATCGATCACGATATTCGCCAGACCCACGAGCAACACCACGCCCGCCAGCCCGGTGAGGCCGATCTGGACACGCTGCAACCCTTCCTGTTGG
Proteins encoded:
- a CDS encoding Gldg family protein: MKFLLRTWAMLALPGVLVLLGGLPALLRTGQVDPRGWMLPALLLTPAAAFLKARRGEGAAWWVGLGTPGAVLSCAFLASWHVPGLVPVAWLLGVVALATLAGLQFERFRAPAVAGARQLVGLGLALLALAICWLAREPRVEPLQRRPELAVISGLPLFWRDGEKGLAAKADAPIIALLRQRFTVTPVDSPFALEKSRTKALLLAQPRAFSMDELVALNAWIRRGGKALILADPQLRWPMDLPLGDRRRPPAVTPLSAMIEYWGVKLMPPAAGAGEERRFLGDGRMLTVYAASGFDDAGPDCRIGGRGLVAHCGVGKGVATIVADADLIDDRLWLADPAAPLDPGQWTADTPQFVAQALGGELPAGRRWVRSGQALVNAVRWAALAGIFWAALGAVLFRRRNRAHFDRSRQHVIVPKPEIGD